In Mastigocladopsis repens PCC 10914, a single window of DNA contains:
- a CDS encoding methyl-accepting chemotaxis protein — MTQTPSPQDHTTKAVPSSSSDKATPNRKQVWSLKAKAMALALTVSMLPVLMVGTATYLGGQLNYQQMSQLRQEERLRETEALQRQLLSFLLMSTGVTAVLAGAIAAIVVNRSIRRVLNAAATSTTVVNRLRRQEINTRSRVALKDELVALEANLKLIEEQLPELVWKQEAAVEISQLLINISRRIWGSRSQEDVLRTAVEEVRQALKTDRVTIFRFDKNWDGTFVEESVAPGWPKALWSTIHDPCFAGGYVEKYRKGRVRALDNIYEAGLSDCYIGLLERFAVKANLIAPIILDNQLYGLLIAHECSAPRSWQHVEIDLFAQLAAQVGFALDHASLLEQVDTKADQLQVFIDITRRIRESLNEEDILKSTVEEARKALRSDRVIVFGFDENWYGTVLAESVLPGFPKALRAKIHDPCFAEGYVDQYQAGRVQATNNIYEAGLTPCHLSQLEPFAVQANLVAPILKDDKLFGLLIAHQCSKTREWQKPEIDLFTQVAMQVGYALDHARLLNQLDQAYQAAETTSDEQLLQKEALQRQVSELLRERKTAIKTLVTEESNQMESVQAAYNHVKAVADLAQGMDIMIQQVKLHKQQVSREVQAGDEAIIRVLDSFIAIRQTIVEATEKLSHLDQTSQNLSSALVLISNVISELNLLAMNITLKATQSGKAEQEGIAIAERVTISTRQLKGSIAETESLVAKMQAQTQEVMVAIAVGTKQATAGTQLVDATRQKLNSVVTVNTQMDSLVEEIAQAAANQTQTSTTANRVILEVASIVNHTSKQFMAVVKSFNKLAEIAEEFPADED, encoded by the coding sequence ATGACTCAAACTCCCTCCCCTCAGGATCATACGACCAAGGCTGTGCCTAGCAGTTCTTCTGATAAAGCGACCCCTAACCGCAAGCAGGTATGGAGTTTGAAGGCCAAGGCAATGGCTTTGGCACTTACTGTGAGTATGCTCCCAGTGCTGATGGTTGGTACAGCTACCTACTTGGGTGGTCAGTTAAATTATCAGCAGATGAGCCAGTTAAGACAGGAGGAGAGGCTAAGAGAAACTGAAGCCCTACAAAGGCAACTATTATCATTCCTGTTAATGAGTACTGGGGTAACAGCAGTATTGGCAGGTGCGATCGCTGCAATTGTTGTGAATCGTAGCATTCGTCGAGTTCTAAACGCTGCTGCAACTTCTACTACCGTCGTAAATAGACTGCGTCGGCAGGAAATTAACACTCGCTCGAGAGTAGCTCTTAAAGATGAACTGGTCGCCTTAGAGGCAAACCTCAAGTTGATAGAAGAGCAGCTTCCAGAACTGGTATGGAAACAGGAAGCAGCAGTAGAGATCTCCCAGCTATTAATAAACATTAGCCGCCGCATCTGGGGATCACGCTCTCAAGAAGACGTTCTGAGAACTGCTGTTGAGGAAGTTCGCCAAGCTTTAAAAACTGACCGTGTAACCATCTTCCGCTTCGACAAAAACTGGGATGGAACCTTTGTCGAAGAATCGGTGGCACCCGGTTGGCCAAAAGCGTTGTGGTCTACAATTCACGACCCCTGTTTTGCAGGGGGGTATGTGGAAAAATATCGCAAGGGTCGCGTTCGTGCGCTCGACAATATTTACGAAGCTGGTCTGAGTGATTGTTACATTGGGCTTTTGGAGCGATTTGCTGTTAAGGCAAATCTCATCGCTCCGATTATCCTAGATAACCAGCTATACGGCTTACTCATTGCCCATGAGTGCTCTGCTCCCCGTTCTTGGCAGCACGTTGAGATCGATTTATTCGCTCAGTTGGCTGCTCAGGTTGGGTTCGCTCTTGACCACGCCAGCTTACTAGAGCAGGTAGACACCAAAGCCGATCAACTCCAGGTATTTATTGACATTACCCGCCGCATTCGAGAGTCGCTTAACGAAGAAGACATCCTGAAAAGCACGGTTGAAGAAGCCCGCAAGGCACTGAGGTCTGACCGAGTGATCGTTTTTGGCTTTGACGAGAACTGGTATGGAACTGTCCTTGCAGAATCAGTGCTTCCAGGTTTTCCGAAGGCGTTGCGAGCCAAAATCCACGATCCCTGTTTTGCAGAGGGTTACGTAGACCAGTATCAAGCGGGTCGAGTTCAGGCGACCAACAACATTTATGAAGCTGGTTTGACCCCTTGTCACCTAAGCCAACTCGAACCCTTTGCTGTGCAGGCAAATTTAGTTGCCCCTATCCTCAAAGATGATAAGCTATTCGGTTTATTGATTGCTCATCAGTGCTCCAAAACCCGTGAGTGGCAGAAACCGGAAATTGATTTATTTACCCAGGTCGCCATGCAAGTAGGATATGCTCTCGACCACGCCCGACTCCTTAACCAGCTAGATCAAGCATACCAAGCAGCTGAAACGACCTCTGACGAGCAGCTTCTTCAAAAAGAAGCCCTTCAACGTCAGGTGTCGGAACTCCTGAGAGAGCGCAAAACAGCTATCAAAACCCTTGTCACAGAGGAGTCAAACCAGATGGAGTCTGTCCAAGCTGCTTACAATCATGTTAAAGCAGTGGCTGATTTGGCTCAGGGGATGGATATCATGATCCAACAAGTGAAACTCCACAAACAGCAAGTCAGTCGGGAAGTACAAGCTGGGGACGAGGCAATAATTCGGGTTTTGGACAGCTTTATTGCGATCCGACAGACAATTGTAGAAGCTACGGAGAAGCTCTCCCATCTAGACCAGACATCCCAAAACCTCTCCTCAGCATTGGTTCTCATTAGTAATGTTATCTCTGAACTGAATCTGCTAGCGATGAATATAACGCTTAAGGCAACCCAGAGTGGCAAAGCTGAGCAGGAGGGTATTGCGATCGCTGAAAGAGTTACCATCTCGACTCGGCAGTTGAAAGGGAGCATTGCAGAAACCGAATCCCTTGTAGCGAAAATGCAGGCACAAACCCAGGAAGTGATGGTGGCTATTGCCGTTGGAACAAAGCAGGCGACTGCAGGAACTCAACTGGTGGACGCAACTCGGCAAAAACTCAATTCCGTTGTTACTGTCAATACTCAAATGGACTCGCTCGTGGAGGAAATTGCCCAAGCTGCGGCAAACCAAACGCAAACTTCAACCACTGCAAATCGAGTCATCCTGGAAGTAGCAAGTATCGTCAATCATACTTCAAAACAATTTATGGCAGTGGTTAAGTCTTTCAATAAACTAGCGGAAATAGCCGAAGAATTTCCGGCAGACGAGGACTAG
- a CDS encoding DUF4332 domain-containing protein produces MSSKQKASVNRISSCHWPIEQLPGLSQQEQSQLQNCGLTTTAALVKQGKTPADRLALANKLQIHLQYVNKWVALADLARIPSVGTQYCGLLLHAGIASVAQLATTPIHRLHQQLLRLVVATMQRRDLCPSIEQVQQWSQQAKTISEIA; encoded by the coding sequence ATGTCTTCCAAACAAAAAGCAAGTGTGAATCGGATCTCATCGTGTCATTGGCCCATTGAGCAATTGCCTGGATTGAGTCAGCAAGAACAATCCCAATTGCAAAACTGCGGTCTTACAACCACAGCGGCGCTCGTCAAACAGGGGAAAACACCTGCGGACAGGCTAGCGCTGGCAAATAAATTACAGATTCATCTTCAATATGTCAATAAATGGGTTGCATTGGCAGATTTGGCTCGTATTCCCAGCGTAGGAACGCAATATTGTGGATTATTGCTGCATGCAGGTATTGCTTCTGTGGCACAGTTAGCAACGACCCCAATTCACAGATTGCACCAACAACTTCTGCGCTTGGTTGTAGCAACAATGCAACGGCGTGATTTATGCCCTTCGATTGAACAAGTTCAACAGTGGAGTCAACAGGCGAAAACAATTTCGGAAATTGCTTAG
- a CDS encoding TetR/AcrR family transcriptional regulator translates to MRIFNSPPSSETQTRIRILDAAQRLFASQGFDGTTTRDLAQAAGVAEGTLFRHFPNKKAILIEVATQGWVEILTDLLTELSEMGSYKAVAQVMRRRMWNFHKNADLMRVCFMEAQFHPDLRDRIQSEVIAKMTDVAEAFFQTAMDKGIYRQIDAKLVAKVFLGMFAIAGFSNNTLMEPDASPQQMQAMAEGLADIFLNGVLVKD, encoded by the coding sequence ATGCGAATTTTTAATTCTCCCCCATCCTCAGAAACACAAACACGTATCCGCATTCTAGATGCGGCTCAACGACTGTTTGCCTCCCAAGGATTTGATGGCACAACGACCCGCGACTTGGCACAAGCAGCAGGCGTTGCTGAAGGGACTCTGTTCCGTCATTTTCCCAATAAAAAGGCGATTTTGATTGAGGTGGCAACTCAAGGGTGGGTAGAGATTTTGACAGATTTGCTGACAGAATTGAGTGAAATGGGCAGTTATAAGGCTGTTGCTCAGGTGATGCGCCGCCGGATGTGGAATTTCCATAAAAATGCTGACCTAATGCGGGTTTGTTTCATGGAGGCACAGTTTCACCCTGACTTGCGCGATCGCATCCAGTCTGAGGTGATTGCCAAAATGACTGATGTTGCTGAAGCATTCTTTCAAACCGCAATGGACAAAGGAATCTATCGGCAGATAGATGCCAAACTTGTCGCTAAGGTTTTTTTGGGAATGTTCGCTATTGCAGGCTTTTCCAACAACACCCTGATGGAACCAGACGCCTCACCCCAACAAATGCAGGCAATGGCAGAAGGACTGGCTGATATCTTCCTGAATGGAGTTTTAGTAAAGGACTAA
- a CDS encoding M16 family metallopeptidase encodes MNKPSCLYQREVKNKASQLLVSFLVAILLGWGLLPGIALAKTQTPPAQSSIQPYLNRVIKQLTEFRLDNGMKFIVLERHQAPVVSFLTYADVGGVDEPDGKTGVAHFLEHLAFKGTTQIGTSNYQAEKPLLEQLDQLAEQIAAAKAANKKDEVAKLEAQFKQIESQAAKLAKQNELGRIVEQAGGVGLNANTSTEATRYFYSFPSNKLELWMSLESERFLEPVFREFYKEKDVILEERRMRVENSPIGMMLEKFIDVAFKVHPYQRPVIGYDQDIRNLTREDVRKFFEAYYVPSNLTIAVVGDVNPTEVKRLAQIYFGRFKAKEKAVTPIPPEPKQMQQREVTVELRSQPWYLEGYHRPAITHPDQAVYDIIGRLLSDGRTSRLYKSLVEQQRLALTAQGFSGFPGDKYPNLMLFYALTAPSHTVDEVAVALRKEIEKLKTEPVSAIELERVKTQARAGLLRMLDSNMGMAQQLLEYEVKTGSWRNLFKQLDEIEAVTPADIQRVAQATFTTNNRTVGKLLSKQG; translated from the coding sequence ATGAACAAGCCTAGTTGCTTATACCAAAGGGAAGTTAAAAACAAAGCAAGTCAACTTTTAGTCTCTTTTCTTGTAGCAATACTCCTTGGGTGGGGGTTGCTACCAGGAATTGCTTTAGCAAAGACTCAAACTCCACCTGCTCAAAGTTCGATTCAACCGTATTTGAATCGAGTGATTAAGCAGTTGACAGAGTTCCGCCTTGACAATGGTATGAAGTTCATTGTCTTGGAACGGCATCAAGCGCCTGTAGTTTCTTTTCTAACCTATGCTGATGTCGGTGGTGTGGATGAGCCAGATGGGAAAACAGGAGTAGCTCACTTTTTAGAGCATTTAGCTTTTAAAGGCACAACGCAAATAGGGACATCTAATTACCAGGCAGAAAAACCACTCCTTGAGCAATTGGATCAATTGGCAGAGCAAATCGCAGCAGCAAAAGCCGCTAATAAAAAGGATGAAGTTGCCAAGTTAGAAGCCCAGTTCAAGCAAATAGAATCACAAGCTGCTAAACTTGCCAAGCAAAACGAATTAGGACGAATTGTGGAACAGGCGGGAGGCGTGGGTTTAAATGCCAATACCTCCACAGAAGCGACTCGTTATTTTTACAGCTTTCCTTCTAATAAGTTAGAACTTTGGATGTCGTTGGAATCAGAAAGATTTCTGGAACCAGTCTTTCGGGAGTTTTATAAAGAGAAAGATGTCATTTTAGAAGAGCGACGGATGCGGGTGGAAAACTCGCCCATCGGAATGATGTTAGAAAAGTTCATTGATGTGGCGTTTAAAGTTCATCCTTATCAGCGTCCTGTCATTGGTTACGATCAAGATATCCGCAATTTAACACGGGAAGATGTGCGGAAATTTTTTGAGGCGTATTATGTCCCCAGTAATTTGACAATTGCCGTTGTTGGTGATGTTAACCCCACTGAAGTTAAGAGACTGGCACAGATTTACTTTGGGCGTTTCAAGGCAAAAGAAAAAGCTGTCACTCCAATTCCCCCAGAACCAAAACAAATGCAACAGCGGGAAGTGACTGTTGAGCTACGTTCTCAACCTTGGTATCTGGAAGGTTATCATCGTCCGGCAATAACTCATCCAGATCAGGCAGTTTATGACATTATAGGCAGGTTGCTAAGTGATGGGCGTACGTCACGCTTATATAAGTCTTTGGTGGAACAGCAGCGGTTGGCGCTCACGGCACAAGGTTTTAGTGGATTTCCCGGAGATAAGTATCCGAATTTGATGTTGTTCTATGCTCTGACGGCTCCGAGTCACACGGTTGATGAGGTGGCGGTGGCTTTGCGAAAGGAAATTGAGAAGTTGAAAACTGAGCCAGTTTCTGCCATTGAATTGGAGCGAGTGAAAACCCAAGCTCGGGCGGGTTTGTTGCGTATGCTCGATTCCAATATGGGAATGGCGCAGCAGTTGTTGGAGTATGAGGTGAAAACCGGCTCTTGGCGGAATTTGTTTAAGCAATTGGATGAAATTGAGGCTGTGACGCCTGCTGATATTCAACGGGTGGCTCAGGCGACTTTTACAACAAACAATCGTACAGTTGGCAAGCTGTTGTCGAAGCAAGGGTAA
- a CDS encoding M16 family metallopeptidase, which produces MLDFSSAATAAKHYTELQFSPLPEVKLPKYERYVLNNGMVVYLMEDHELPLVGGAAMVRTGERFEPGDKAGLAQLTGTVMRSGGTQKHSPDQLNEMLEQRAALVETGIGETAGNASFEALSEDLETVFGLFAEVLREPVFAPQKLDLAKTQLRGAIARRNDDPDDIASREFKKLIYGKESPYARTEEYATLDKISREDLVKFKEQYFYPNNMILGIVGDFNSKKMRSLIQAKLSDWKPNPKLAKPQLPQVSQDKVGGVFVVNQPQLTQSNILIGHLGGQFNNPDYPALDVLNGVLNGFGGRLFNEVRSRQGLAYSVYGLWSPRHDYPGMFIAGGQTRSDATVQFVQALQEEIKRIQAQPVTPQELAFAKESTLNSFVFNFEDPGQTLSRLMRYEYYGYPSDFLFRYQRAVQATTAADVQRVARKYLKPENLVTLVVGNQNAISPPLTQLATQVTPIDVTIPGSPTQAKN; this is translated from the coding sequence ATGCTGGATTTTTCTTCGGCGGCGACAGCGGCAAAGCATTACACGGAGTTGCAGTTTTCGCCACTACCTGAGGTGAAGTTACCGAAGTATGAGCGGTATGTGTTGAACAACGGCATGGTTGTGTATTTGATGGAGGATCATGAGTTGCCGTTGGTAGGTGGTGCGGCGATGGTACGTACGGGTGAGCGCTTTGAACCTGGTGATAAGGCTGGTTTGGCTCAGTTGACGGGTACCGTCATGCGTTCTGGAGGAACTCAGAAGCATTCGCCGGATCAGCTCAATGAGATGTTGGAGCAACGGGCGGCTTTGGTAGAAACTGGCATTGGTGAAACTGCCGGCAATGCTAGTTTTGAGGCACTCAGTGAAGACTTGGAAACGGTTTTTGGGTTGTTTGCTGAGGTACTACGGGAGCCAGTGTTTGCCCCCCAAAAGCTGGATTTGGCGAAAACGCAGTTGCGGGGTGCGATTGCTCGGCGTAATGATGATCCAGATGATATTGCTAGTCGGGAATTTAAAAAGTTGATTTATGGCAAAGAAAGTCCTTATGCCCGTACTGAAGAGTATGCAACGCTGGATAAAATTTCCCGTGAGGATTTGGTGAAGTTTAAAGAGCAGTATTTTTATCCCAATAATATGATTTTGGGAATTGTGGGAGATTTTAACTCCAAGAAAATGCGATCGCTTATTCAAGCTAAGTTGAGTGATTGGAAACCTAACCCCAAACTAGCTAAACCTCAGCTGCCTCAGGTGTCGCAAGATAAAGTTGGTGGTGTTTTTGTTGTCAATCAGCCACAACTGACGCAAAGTAATATTCTGATTGGGCATTTGGGAGGGCAATTCAATAATCCTGACTATCCCGCATTGGATGTGTTGAATGGGGTGTTGAATGGATTCGGCGGACGCTTGTTTAATGAAGTGCGATCGCGTCAGGGTTTAGCATACTCGGTATACGGTTTGTGGAGTCCCCGCCATGACTATCCTGGAATGTTCATTGCTGGCGGACAAACGCGATCCGATGCGACAGTGCAGTTTGTACAAGCTCTACAGGAAGAAATCAAGCGCATACAAGCTCAACCCGTAACGCCTCAGGAGTTGGCTTTTGCTAAGGAATCAACTCTCAACTCGTTTGTTTTCAATTTTGAAGACCCTGGGCAAACATTATCTCGCCTCATGCGCTACGAATATTACGGCTATCCGTCCGATTTCTTGTTCCGGTATCAGCGTGCTGTGCAAGCAACAACAGCAGCTGATGTACAACGGGTAGCGCGGAAATACCTCAAGCCAGAGAATTTGGTAACTTTAGTGGTGGGAAATCAAAACGCCATTAGCCCGCCACTAACGCAACTAGCTACACAAGTGACGCCTATAGATGTGACGATTCCCGGTTCACCAACACAGGCGAAAAATTAA
- a CDS encoding phosphotransferase: protein MTFVLSSQNVLDYLIEQGLCTPEEKAQSEIEQKYAKNFNLLLTLPQGRKLLVKQEPRNREGKTAGEFLREWQIHEFLQKFTELNQMHFWLSEGIYFNAQHSIIVLNYLENYRDLMNFYAKENIFPTEIATAIGTILANIHRLTLGRQDYQDFFAPKQENQSPKTVLHLVKKIERIGPEIFGLVPADGLKFYSLYQRYDSLGQAIAELGSSLVPCCLTHNDLKLNNILLSHDWQQVNPPLIKEGNSMVRFIDWERCGWGDPALDLGTLIGSYLLIWLRSLITSKTMSLDESLGMATTPLEQIQPSLAALASAYFADFPEILEHRPDFLQRVVQSSGWNLITAIQSMLQYQKSFGNMGICMLQVAKSLLCRPEASIPTIFGMEASALTRTSLSLA, encoded by the coding sequence ATGACATTTGTATTAAGTTCTCAAAATGTTTTAGATTATCTGATTGAGCAGGGTCTGTGTACTCCAGAAGAAAAAGCTCAAAGTGAAATTGAACAAAAATACGCCAAAAACTTTAACCTGTTACTGACTTTGCCACAGGGTCGTAAACTTCTTGTTAAGCAAGAGCCTCGCAATCGAGAAGGAAAGACAGCAGGGGAGTTTTTGCGCGAATGGCAGATTCACGAATTTTTACAAAAATTCACAGAATTAAACCAGATGCACTTTTGGCTCTCAGAAGGAATTTATTTTAACGCGCAGCATTCAATTATTGTTTTAAACTATCTAGAGAACTATCGTGATTTGATGAATTTCTACGCCAAGGAAAATATCTTTCCTACGGAGATTGCTACTGCGATCGGCACGATTTTAGCCAATATTCATCGCCTAACTCTCGGTCGTCAAGACTATCAAGACTTTTTTGCTCCAAAGCAGGAGAATCAATCTCCCAAAACAGTTCTCCATCTGGTAAAGAAGATAGAACGGATTGGTCCAGAAATTTTTGGTTTGGTTCCAGCCGATGGTTTAAAATTCTATTCGCTCTATCAGCGCTATGACAGTTTGGGGCAAGCGATCGCAGAACTTGGTTCTTCTTTAGTTCCTTGTTGTTTGACCCACAATGACCTGAAGCTGAACAATATCCTATTGTCTCATGATTGGCAGCAAGTTAATCCTCCCTTGATTAAGGAGGGAAACAGTATGGTACGATTTATTGATTGGGAACGCTGCGGTTGGGGAGATCCTGCCTTAGATTTAGGCACGCTCATCGGCAGCTACTTGCTCATCTGGCTTAGAAGCTTGATTACAAGTAAAACGATGAGTCTTGATGAGTCGTTGGGGATGGCGACAACTCCTCTGGAACAAATACAACCTTCCCTTGCGGCTTTAGCAAGTGCTTATTTTGCTGACTTTCCAGAAATTTTAGAACATCGCCCTGATTTCTTGCAGCGAGTCGTGCAATCTTCTGGTTGGAATTTGATTACCGCCATTCAGTCAATGCTACAATACCAAAAATCCTTTGGCAATATGGGTATCTGTATGCTTCAGGTGGCTAAGTCTTTGTTATGCCGTCCGGAAGCATCCATTCCGACGATTTTTGGCATGGAAGCATCAGCCCTTACTCGCACAAGCTTATCTCTAGCTTAG
- a CDS encoding T3SS effector HopA1 family protein → MQLLDSLQIQTGAIPESLQVSLQDIINKVEIQSHFCIRHPDYKPLEVPSEAIPRFQQLPLAIQNKFLNQRLCRFLYGIYYNASLKRALAPDEDATNLDINQNLENNTYLGVDVAFYDRLHETNSGEGYLSYGWQVMKEETDGALAVQKEGLTLHIDRAKHLQPEAQTATVGDLVAIKMPKNLVQNGFYMAVGNATRLNDKGETVRVYFNLTPPGAVAVMGSLTAQLNAIAIAFKFKALYNPKDYGRYDSAVLYFDKSKYEAVHSVLERVYAEHQSHFQPKVPLFTKLLAPGLAIAEEPNQKFAEKESFGTNRCQIVANGLLEAWHKGDNTPEGRMTAIMQQFSLVNIELQRPYLNANSEDMYTPLKL, encoded by the coding sequence ATGCAACTGTTAGATTCGCTACAAATTCAAACAGGAGCTATTCCAGAGTCATTGCAGGTTTCACTGCAAGACATAATTAATAAAGTCGAAATTCAGTCCCACTTTTGTATTAGGCATCCTGATTATAAACCGTTGGAAGTTCCATCTGAGGCAATTCCACGCTTTCAGCAATTGCCCTTAGCTATACAAAATAAGTTTCTCAACCAACGGCTATGTCGTTTTCTCTACGGCATCTATTACAACGCTTCCCTGAAACGTGCCTTAGCACCTGACGAGGATGCAACAAATTTGGACATAAACCAAAATTTAGAGAACAACACCTACCTAGGGGTAGATGTGGCGTTTTACGACCGTTTGCATGAAACTAACAGTGGCGAAGGCTACTTGAGCTACGGTTGGCAGGTGATGAAAGAAGAAACAGATGGTGCTTTGGCAGTGCAGAAGGAGGGTTTGACACTGCATATTGACCGTGCGAAGCATCTCCAACCAGAAGCGCAAACTGCCACAGTCGGCGACTTGGTTGCCATCAAAATGCCCAAGAATTTGGTGCAAAATGGCTTTTATATGGCAGTTGGCAATGCAACAAGATTGAACGACAAAGGAGAGACTGTCCGCGTCTACTTTAACTTAACTCCACCAGGTGCAGTTGCAGTCATGGGAAGCTTGACTGCCCAACTAAACGCCATTGCCATTGCCTTCAAGTTTAAAGCGCTATACAACCCAAAAGACTACGGGCGTTACGATTCAGCGGTGCTTTACTTTGATAAAAGCAAGTATGAAGCTGTCCACTCAGTACTAGAGAGGGTGTATGCAGAACACCAATCCCATTTTCAGCCCAAAGTCCCTTTGTTTACCAAGTTACTAGCACCGGGGTTGGCGATCGCCGAAGAACCAAACCAGAAATTTGCAGAAAAAGAAAGTTTTGGTACGAATCGCTGTCAAATTGTTGCCAATGGTTTACTCGAAGCTTGGCATAAAGGGGATAATACACCTGAAGGTCGGATGACAGCGATCATGCAACAATTCTCCTTAGTAAACATTGAATTGCAGCGTCCTTACCTCAATGCCAACTCTGAGGATATGTACACCCCATTGAAGCTATGA
- a CDS encoding aldo/keto reductase, whose product MKITNLVPKVEQTSINPEAEIALANSRFPESDLPFYRKLGRTNLTVSCLGLGGGGQISSEDTLYAFDQGINYFFYSSDLHHYFYSSMAGALRNLCGRGSSVREKVVLATVSYMIRTPDAVLSCLFDQFSDLGMDYIDVFFWGWIDNHNADAFTKCVSASDDMRGPNTVCQRTIERIFGVSERLKKMGAVRYIGASFHDHDLAQQWLNSSLLDVVMVRHNVAHRTAQTKVFPHLDANDPHRPGIVTFKSGGMYGPLWHPPAGLPSECWQPSVPDLYRYSLSQNCVDVALAGWRNRQEVDAAIKAVQKGKLKPEELDYLNLYGDLHRKRVKIQDVAPERLLVASSK is encoded by the coding sequence ATGAAAATTACCAATCTTGTACCCAAAGTTGAGCAAACGTCCATCAACCCAGAGGCTGAAATTGCCCTCGCCAATAGTAGATTTCCAGAGTCGGATCTCCCTTTTTACCGCAAACTTGGGCGGACTAACTTAACGGTCAGTTGTCTGGGATTGGGAGGTGGGGGTCAGATCTCTAGTGAAGATACTCTTTACGCCTTCGACCAAGGAATTAACTATTTCTTCTACTCCAGCGATTTGCATCACTATTTTTATAGTTCGATGGCTGGGGCACTCCGCAATTTATGTGGACGCGGCTCCTCGGTACGAGAAAAGGTGGTTCTAGCAACTGTAAGTTACATGATTAGAACCCCAGATGCAGTGTTGAGCTGTCTGTTCGATCAGTTTTCAGACTTGGGAATGGACTACATTGATGTGTTTTTTTGGGGCTGGATTGACAACCATAATGCCGACGCTTTTACCAAGTGCGTGAGCGCCTCTGACGATATGCGGGGTCCAAATACGGTTTGTCAGCGAACCATAGAAAGAATCTTTGGCGTTTCGGAACGCCTGAAAAAAATGGGTGCGGTGCGCTATATCGGTGCTTCTTTCCACGACCATGATCTGGCACAACAGTGGTTGAATAGCTCTTTATTGGATGTGGTCATGGTCAGGCACAACGTTGCACACCGCACCGCCCAAACTAAGGTTTTCCCTCATTTGGATGCTAACGATCCACATCGACCAGGTATTGTCACCTTTAAGTCTGGTGGTATGTATGGTCCATTGTGGCATCCCCCAGCCGGTTTACCTTCTGAATGCTGGCAACCTTCAGTGCCAGATTTATATCGCTATTCCTTAAGCCAAAACTGCGTGGATGTAGCATTAGCGGGTTGGCGAAATCGTCAGGAAGTTGATGCGGCGATTAAGGCTGTCCAGAAAGGTAAATTAAAACCTGAGGAATTGGACTACCTTAACTTGTATGGCGATCTGCATCGTAAACGCGTGAAAATCCAAGACGTTGCGCCAGAAAGACTCTTGGTCGCAAGTTCTAAGTAG
- a CDS encoding peptidylprolyl isomerase, with the protein MQQDLEPPVQALPPTDEAERSQKSLPQEGFTAQQISPATDADVIAYLRRSAKLAEIAALAERDALVLAGCEKFGITVSEEEVQAAGDDFRQERKLWGLQETMAWLDQQRIGVEDWSQGIRVALLEKKLKEHLFGAGVDGEYMRNRDRYRRVAVSQILVVDLDTAWKIVQMLREGHASFCALALEYSKGKQSQEKGGFVGIRFLVELTPEIAETINNAKEGEILGPVQSKLGYHVVRVEKWFPTVLNQAVREQIMDSLFQGWLKNFKNSNHHG; encoded by the coding sequence ATGCAACAAGATTTGGAACCACCTGTACAAGCACTTCCCCCTACCGATGAGGCTGAACGTAGTCAAAAATCTCTGCCTCAAGAAGGATTTACAGCACAACAAATCTCTCCGGCAACAGATGCAGATGTCATTGCATATCTGCGTCGTTCAGCTAAATTAGCAGAAATTGCGGCTTTAGCTGAACGAGATGCACTAGTCTTAGCCGGATGCGAGAAGTTTGGAATTACGGTGTCTGAAGAGGAAGTGCAAGCCGCTGGAGATGACTTTCGCCAAGAAAGGAAGTTATGGGGATTACAGGAAACGATGGCGTGGTTAGACCAGCAGCGGATTGGTGTAGAGGACTGGTCGCAAGGAATTAGAGTGGCGCTGCTAGAGAAAAAACTTAAAGAACATCTGTTTGGTGCAGGTGTGGACGGTGAATATATGAGAAACCGCGATCGCTACAGAAGGGTGGCGGTATCACAGATACTAGTTGTTGACTTGGATACCGCTTGGAAAATCGTGCAGATGCTACGCGAGGGACACGCTTCTTTCTGTGCTTTGGCATTGGAATACTCGAAGGGTAAGCAATCCCAAGAAAAGGGGGGTTTTGTCGGAATTCGCTTTTTGGTAGAACTCACTCCTGAAATTGCTGAAACTATTAACAACGCCAAAGAAGGCGAAATTTTAGGTCCAGTTCAAAGCAAATTGGGTTATCACGTTGTCAGAGTTGAAAAGTGGTTTCCCACTGTATTAAATCAAGCGGTGAGAGAGCAAATTATGGACTCTTTGTTTCAAGGTTGGTTAAAGAATTTTAAAAATTCCAACCATCATGGTTAA